The DNA sequence CGCGGCGGGCGTGTCCCGCGTGATCCTGGGGACCTCGATCGTCCGCAGCCCCGAGGAGGTCGTCCGGATCACCCGCGCCTACCCGGGGAAGGTGGCGGCGGGGATCGACGCGCGCGACGGCCGCGTGGCGATCCGCGGCTGGGTGGAGGTGACGGGAGTCATCGCGGTGGAGCTCGCACGCCGTATCGAGGAGGGCGGCGTCTCCTGCTTCATCTACACCGACATCGCGCGCGACGGTATGATGGTGGGTCCCAATTTCGACGCCATACGCGACTTCGCGAAGGGCGTCTCCGCCCCGGTGATCGCCTCCGGCGGCGTGACCACCCTCGACGACCTGCGCAGGCTCAGGGCGATGGAATGCGAAGGGGTGATGGGCGCGATCATCGGGCGCGCCCTGTACGACGGTTCGATCGACCTGGCCGAGGCGTTGAAGGCGGAGCGGGAGTAGGGCCGGAACTGGCCCCGGGTCCGGAGGATGCTGGCGAAGCGGATCATCCCGTGCCTGGACGTGAAGGACGGCCGCGTCGTCAAGGGCGTCCGGTTCGTGGACCTGCGGGATGCCGGCGACCCGGTGGAGATCGCGCGGCGGTACGACCGCGAAGAGGCCGACGAGCTCGTCTTTCTCGATATCACGGCGTCCCACGAGAAGAGGGACATCCTGATCGACGTCGTGCGGAAGACGGCGGAGCAGGTGTTCATGCCGCTCACCGTCGGCGGCGGGATCCGCACCATCGAGGACATCCGGAGCCTGCTGCTCGCGGGGGCCGACAAGGTGTCGATCAACACGGCCGCCGTCACCGATCCCGACTTCGTCCGGCGCGCGGCCGAGCGGTTCGGGAGCCAGTGCACGGTGGTGGCGATCGACGCCCGGGCGGTGCCGGGCCGGTCCGGCGAGTGGGAGGTGTACACCCACGGCGGCCGCCGGCCCACGGGCCTCGACGCGACGGCGTGGGCGCGGCGGATGGAAGCGTGCGGGTCGGGCGAGATCCTGCT is a window from the bacterium genome containing:
- the hisA gene encoding 1-(5-phosphoribosyl)-5-[(5-phosphoribosylamino)methylideneamino]imidazole-4-carboxamide isomerase, whose translation is MPFQVIPAIDIQGGKAVRLRQGRAEDATVFSDSPLEVARRFVAAGASILHVVDLDGAFLGKPVNADMICRIASGAGVPVQVGGGVRNFDSAARYFAAGVSRVILGTSIVRSPEEVVRITRAYPGKVAAGIDARDGRVAIRGWVEVTGVIAVELARRIEEGGVSCFIYTDIARDGMMVGPNFDAIRDFAKGVSAPVIASGGVTTLDDLRRLRAMECEGVMGAIIGRALYDGSIDLAEALKAERE
- the hisF gene encoding imidazole glycerol phosphate synthase subunit HisF translates to MLAKRIIPCLDVKDGRVVKGVRFVDLRDAGDPVEIARRYDREEADELVFLDITASHEKRDILIDVVRKTAEQVFMPLTVGGGIRTIEDIRSLLLAGADKVSINTAAVTDPDFVRRAAERFGSQCTVVAIDARAVPGRSGEWEVYTHGGRRPTGLDATAWARRMEACGSGEILLTSMDRDGTRDGYDIPLTRAIADAVRIPVIASGGVGTLAHLLEGVTAGRADAVLAASIFHYGEHTVGEAKEYLRSHGVPVRPAMTGGSGGVAAGGGAPHSRTN